DNA from Neovison vison isolate M4711 chromosome 12, ASM_NN_V1, whole genome shotgun sequence:
CCGACCCCGCGCGACGCTCCGGCCGGGCCCGCTGCAGCCCCTCCAACGGCCTCGGGGCGCGAAGGGGGCCGAGCGCGagccgccccgcgccccgcgcccggcGCCCCCAAGCCCAACCCCGACCCAGTCCCGGCCCAAGCAGGCCCCGCCCCATGGAGGCCCCGCCCCACCCAAgagccccgccccggcccgccgcGCGCGGAGGGTCACGGGACCGCGGGGCGgggacgggggcggggcggggccgaggCGGAAGCGCCCGCGTAGGGCACCGCTGTCCGCTGTCGGGACCCGCCCCTCCTCGGCCGGGTACTGGCCTCGTCCAGCCGCGCCGGACCCGGGGGTCACTGTCATGTGACTTCTGTCCCTGACCACGAGCCTGAGCCGCAGCCTTTAGGTGAAGAGGGTCCGATCGCCCGAGAATCAGGTGTCCTGGTCCCCGGGGGTCTCCAGGGAGTTATATCCCAGGCTACGGTCTCCTGGGTTCTGTTGGGGTCAGTGGTCTCCGGAGGTCCGCTGGGACTTCAGGAAGGGGTTGTCTGCGTCGGGGAGTATTTGAATCTGGGGTCTCAAGAAGGGGGTAGTGCCTGGGTCTGGGGTCTCAGGCGAGAGGTAGCTCCCGGATTTGATGTCTCCGTGGAGAGGTAGTGCCTGGATTTGGGGTCTCTGGGGAGAGGTAACGCCTAGATTTGGGGGTCTCCGGGGAGAGGTAGCGCCTagatttggggtctctggggAGAGGTAACTCCTGGATTTGGGGGTCTCGGGGGAGAGGTATTGCCTGGATTTGGAGTCTCCGGGGAGAGGTAACGCCTAGATTTGGGGGTCTCGGGAGAGAGGTCACGTCTAGATCTGGGGGTCTCAGGGGAGAGGTCACGTCTGGATCTGGGGGTCTCAGGGGAGAGGTCGTGCCTGGATCTGGGGTCTCTGGGGAGAGGTAACGCCTGGATCTGGGGGTCTCAGGGGAGAGGTAACTCCTGGATTTGGGGGTCTCAGGGGAGAGGTAGTGCCTGGATTTTGGGATTTCTGGGGAGAGGTAGTATCTGGATTTGGGGTCTCAGGGGAAGATAGTGCTTGGATCTGGGGTCTCTGGAGTAGAGCATGCTGGAGCCAGTTTGCTTTCTCTCCCAAGGGTCTCTTGTGACAGTCCCGTCCTTGCTGTGTGCCATGGTGGCGCTGTGGGCTCTCGCTCTGGCCTTGGCCCTAGCCCTGGCCACTGCTGGCCCACCTAACATCATGCTGATCTTTGCTGATGACCTGGGCTATGGGGACCTGGGCTCCTATGGGCACCCCAGCTCCACCACCCCCAACCTGGACCAGCTGGCCGCAGGTGGGCTGCGCTTCACCGATTTCTATGTGCCCATGTCTCTGTGCACACCCTCCCGGTAAGTGAGGGGGGCATCTCCCAGATTCACTCTGGGCTCcagctggggaggcagagggctcTGTCTCTTTGGAGAAGTTCGCATTTCTCTGTCGCCCTCCCCTCTCATCCCTCCTCCGTGTGTCCATTTCACCCTGAGTTTCCCTCTGGCTCACGGACTCTGTCTTGCCCTGTAGGGCTGCGCTCCTGACCGGCCGACTCCCAGTCCGGATGGGCCTGTACCCTGGAGTTCTGGAgcccagctcccgagggggcctGCCTCTGGAGGAGGTGACCCTGGCTGAGGTCCTGGCTGCCCGAGGCTACCTCACAGGGATAGCTGGCAAGTGGCATCTTGGGGTGGGGCCTGAGGGGGCCTTTCTGCCCCCCCACCAGGGCTTCCATCGATTCCTGGGCATCCCGTACTCCCATGACCAGGTAGGAACCTCCAGGGCCCTcaaccaccctcctccccaccccccaccagtcCCCTCCCCCTTAACCCCTTGAGCCCCACCCCACAGCCCAGACTCCTGAATGGACCTGCTTCGCCAGGGCCCTTGCCAGAACCTGACCTGCTTTCCGCCGTCCACCCCCTGTGATGGCAGCTGTGACCAGGGCCTGGTCCCTATCCCGCTGTTGGCCAACCTGTCCGTGGAAGCACAGCCCCCCTGGCTACCTGGACTGGAGGCCCGCTACGTGGCTTTCGCCCGTGACCTCATGGCTGATGCCCAGCGCCAGGGCCGGCCATTTTTCCTGTACTACGCCTCTCACGTGAGTGACCGTGGCCTTGTCCCCTGAGCTGCCCTTGACCCCTAGCCTGCGCTGACTCCTATCTCCACCCACAGCACACCCACTACCCCCAGTTCAGCGGGCAGAGCTTCTCCGGGCGCTCAGGCCGAGGGCCATTTGGGGACTCCCTGATGGAGCTGGACGCAGCTGTGGGGGCCCTGATGACAGCTGTGGGGGACCTGGGGCTGCTCGGAGAGACGCTGGTTATCTTCACTGCAGACAACGGGTTTgctgtggcagggggtggggacgtGCTGGCTGACGCCTCACTGGCGGGTCCCTGGGGCCTCCCCATCCTGACCACTGGCTGAGGACGTACAGCTAAGGGTGTCCGAGGGGATGCTGGCTGTGTTACAGTGACCCATGGGGCATGTGGGAAGCTGGGGGCCACAGGTGTGTGGAGGTACTGTTCTAGGACACAGGAGGGGACAGGTGTGTGCTGGCCACTTCTGCGCACAGTGTGGAACTCTGGGGTCATCCTGAGCACCACTGACAGCTTCCTTGTGTGCCCCAGGCCTGAGACCATGAGGATGTCCCATGGCGGCTGCTCTGGCCTTCTTCGTTGTGGAAAGGGAACCACCTTTGAGGGTGGTGTCCGGGAGCCTGCCTTGGCCTTCTGGCCAGGCCACATCGCTCCTGGTCAGTCCGCAGGCCCTCTCCTCACAAACCCTCGGCCCCACCTCCCCGACCCCGATGGCCAGTGGAGTGATCacacagccttctgcctccaGGGGTGACCCATGAGCTGGCCAGCTCCCTGGACCTGCTGCCCACCCTGGCTACACTGACGGGGGCTCCACTGCCCAACGTCACGTTGGATGGTGTCGACCTCAGCCCCCTGCTGCTGGGCACAGGCAAGGTAAGGCTTAtgaccctgggaccctggctgTCCCGCTCCAGCCTCTGTTGACCGGCATCCAGATGGGGCTACCCGTGGGGCTTCTTGGGTGGGCGAGGAGCAGCTCCATGTTCCGGGCCTGACACACAAGGCCGCTGACTCCAGGCAGGTGCACATGAGCGCTGGGGGCCCCTTGCCCCCCTGTGATCCCTGACTTTGTCCCCAGAGCCCTCGGCAGTCTCTCTTCTTCTATTCGGCTTTCCCAGACGAGGTCCACGGGGTCTTTGCTGTGCGGAGTGGGAAATACAAAGCTCACTTCTTCACCCAGGGTAatttcctctcccccagccctgctgacCTCCTCGcagccccagagcccagcccctcctgcccctcgCCCAGACGTGCCCCCCCTCTCCAGGCTCCATCCACAGTGACACCACACCGGACCCCGCCTGCCACGCCTCTAACCCGCTGACTGCCCACGAGCCCCCGCTGCTCTTTGACTTGTCTGAGGACCCTGGTGAGAACTACAACCTTCTGGGAGGCGTGTCCGAGGTCGCCCCCGAGGCGATGCAGGCACTGAAGCAACTCCAGCTGCTCAAGGCCCAGTTCGACTCCTCGGTGACCTTCAGCCCCAGCCAGATGGCCCGTGGCGAGGACCCTGCCCTGCAGATCTGCTGTCAGCCTGGCTGCACCCCGCGGCCTTCCTGCTGCCACTGCCCAGAGCCCCAGGCCTGAGAGCGTGGGCAGGCCCGCCCAGGGCGCCTGCCCCACCCGGGATGGTTGGCGGCAGCAGTGTGGGTGTGCGGAGGGGCTCTGTACCTAATAACACCATGTGATACTCACGAGCGTGGGAATTCATCTGATCCTTATGCTGACCCCAGAGGTAGGTGCTGTTCTGCTTGggttacaaatgaggaaataggTGTGGAGAGGTTCAGCAACTTGTCTGAGGCCACCCAGCTGTTAGGTCGGGCTGGACCTGCTGCCCACCCTGGCTACACTGACGGGGGCTCCACTGCCCAACGGGATCTGAACCCAAGCACCTTGGCTCTGGGAGCTGCCCACCGCCTTTGTGACCGTCCGTGCAAGCTGGGTTCCTGAGTGTGCGCCTGTCCCTCCCGGAAGCCATCGTAAGTGCTGTTGTGTGGCAGAAACAGGGTGGGTGGGTGTGAGGGCAAGGTGGGCAGAGACCTTCAAGTTGCCGAGCACCCGTGAGCCCCAGGTGTGCCCTGACAGTCCGTGGGGGCACCACGACTGGGgcggtggggggttggggaggcaggCTCTTCTCAGAAACCCGTCCGAGGGGCTGAGGGCTGAGGGTGGATGACGATTTGCACACTCCAGGTGGGGGTCAGGGGAGATAAGCTCCTGGGATAACTCCCCCagactctgcctctgcccctttcaGAGCTCTGTGTTTTCCACCTCCCCAGACAGCCCGGCTGTCCCACCCAGCACACGAAGGCGTAGCTCAGggctggctccctccctgctctgcactCTGCAGGCCGCACTCTCCCTCAGAATTACGTTCAGGCTCCTTAGAGGCCTCATATCCTCTGAGGccttccccactgccctcccGACAGCCCTCAGCTCTGGTGTGCTGGCTCAGCCGTCCTCTGGTGGGGCTGGTGTGCTCTCTGCAGAGGGGACTCCAACCACCCACCTGTACCCACGTGAGCGAAGCGTAGACCTTGTAGTCACcttgtgtgtgcacgcgcgtgacAGGTGCCCACGGGTCCCCA
Protein-coding regions in this window:
- the ARSA gene encoding arylsulfatase A — its product is MVALWALALALALALATAGPPNIMLIFADDLGYGDLGSYGHPSSTTPNLDQLAAGGLRFTDFYVPMSLCTPSRAALLTGRLPVRMGLYPGVLEPSSRGGLPLEEVTLAEVLAARGYLTGIAGKWHLGVGPEGAFLPPHQGFHRFLGIPYSHDQGPCQNLTCFPPSTPCDGSCDQGLVPIPLLANLSVEAQPPWLPGLEARYVAFARDLMADAQRQGRPFFLYYASHHTHYPQFSGQSFSGRSGRGPFGDSLMELDAAVGALMTAVGDLGLLGETLVIFTADNGPETMRMSHGGCSGLLRCGKGTTFEGGVREPALAFWPGHIAPGVTHELASSLDLLPTLATLTGAPLPNVTLDGVDLSPLLLGTGKSPRQSLFFYSAFPDEVHGVFAVRSGKYKAHFFTQGSIHSDTTPDPACHASNPLTAHEPPLLFDLSEDPGENYNLLGGVSEVAPEAMQALKQLQLLKAQFDSSVTFSPSQMARGEDPALQICCQPGCTPRPSCCHCPEPQA